One Stigmatella aurantiaca genomic region harbors:
- a CDS encoding SPFH domain-containing protein: MGLFDTIKGETKRNFIARADEAKGEIIYKYPEKNVRMLTQLTVDADEVALFVKDGKVEGKLGPGRHSLDTKNIPFLSRLVEGFTGGNLFISEIFFVSTREHTGVKFGGPIGDVRDPETGLGIGTMVYGDFSIRVTEPERLVVGLVGMGRSSNEDFLGWFKGQVLKVTRDRIAELLVKKRWPLLDVTSGAYTEEIETEVISGLKPHVDGYGLTVVRMGNFHVSIKEEDELTLKKFSKDAAYSRMAGGFQNYAQGQAMLGASEGMAKGGGHGSGSDGALQGMGLGMGMGMAQMFANNQQQARQAPQGPPPEAAGGGDSRSPAQRLKELHELHKAGVLSDDEYSAKRAELMKLL; encoded by the coding sequence ATGGGTCTTTTCGACACGATCAAAGGCGAGACGAAGCGCAACTTCATTGCCCGCGCGGACGAGGCCAAGGGAGAGATCATCTACAAGTATCCGGAGAAGAACGTCCGGATGCTCACCCAGCTCACCGTGGACGCGGATGAGGTGGCCCTCTTCGTCAAGGACGGCAAGGTCGAGGGCAAGCTGGGGCCCGGCCGCCACTCGCTGGACACGAAGAACATCCCGTTCCTCTCCCGGTTGGTAGAGGGCTTCACCGGCGGGAACCTCTTCATCTCGGAGATCTTCTTCGTCTCCACGCGCGAGCACACCGGGGTGAAGTTCGGTGGACCCATCGGCGATGTGAGGGATCCGGAGACGGGCCTGGGTATCGGCACCATGGTGTACGGCGACTTCTCCATCCGCGTGACGGAGCCCGAGCGGCTGGTGGTGGGCCTCGTGGGCATGGGCCGCTCCAGCAACGAGGACTTCCTGGGCTGGTTCAAGGGCCAGGTGCTCAAGGTGACGCGGGACCGCATCGCCGAGCTGCTCGTGAAGAAGCGCTGGCCGCTGCTGGACGTGACGAGCGGCGCGTACACCGAGGAGATCGAGACCGAGGTCATCTCCGGGCTCAAGCCGCACGTGGATGGCTACGGCCTCACCGTGGTGCGCATGGGCAACTTCCACGTGAGCATCAAGGAAGAGGACGAGCTCACGCTCAAGAAGTTCTCCAAGGACGCGGCCTACTCGCGCATGGCGGGCGGCTTCCAGAACTACGCCCAGGGCCAGGCGATGCTGGGCGCCTCCGAGGGCATGGCGAAGGGCGGCGGTCACGGCAGCGGCTCGGATGGCGCGCTCCAGGGCATGGGGCTCGGCATGGGCATGGGCATGGCGCAGATGTTCGCCAACAACCAGCAGCAGGCGCGCCAGGCCCCTCAGGGCCCGCCGCCCGAGGCCGCCGGTGGGGGCGACTCCCGCAGCCCCGCGCAGCGCCTGAAGGAGCTGCACGAGCTGCACAAGGCGGGAGTGCTGTCCGACGATGAGTACAGCGCCAAGCGCGCGGAGCTGATGAAGCTCCTGTAA
- a CDS encoding alpha-ketoglutarate-dependent dioxygenase AlkB, which produces MPGREGERPEGLIYVPDFLTESEEALLLEHLRGVAFSEIRMHGQVARRRTAHFGWLYGYESWKVEPGPPLPDYLLPLRSRCAELMAEPPEQLVEALLSEYPPGATIGWHRDAPMFGPQVVGVSLGSACRMRFQRGQGEARRVYAQELAPRSAYVLGGEARSTWQHSIPAVKQTRYSITFRTLKAR; this is translated from the coding sequence ATGCCTGGACGGGAAGGGGAGCGGCCCGAGGGCCTCATCTATGTCCCGGACTTCCTCACGGAGTCCGAGGAGGCGCTGCTGCTGGAGCACCTGCGCGGCGTGGCCTTCTCGGAGATCCGGATGCACGGGCAGGTGGCCCGGAGGCGCACGGCGCACTTCGGCTGGCTCTACGGGTACGAGAGCTGGAAGGTGGAGCCCGGCCCGCCCCTGCCGGACTACCTCTTGCCGCTGAGGAGCCGGTGCGCGGAGCTGATGGCGGAACCCCCGGAGCAGCTCGTGGAGGCCCTGCTGAGCGAGTACCCGCCGGGGGCCACCATCGGCTGGCACCGGGACGCGCCCATGTTCGGCCCTCAAGTCGTAGGCGTCTCGCTGGGAAGCGCGTGCCGCATGCGCTTCCAGCGGGGCCAGGGCGAGGCGAGGCGCGTGTACGCCCAGGAGCTGGCGCCGCGCTCGGCCTACGTGCTGGGCGGCGAAGCCCGGAGCACGTGGCAGCACAGCATTCCCGCCGTGAAACAGACGCGGTACTCCATCACCTTCCGCACGCTGAAGGCGCGGTGA